A window from Drosophila yakuba strain Tai18E2 chromosome 3L, Prin_Dyak_Tai18E2_2.1, whole genome shotgun sequence encodes these proteins:
- the LOC6533877 gene encoding bumetanide-sensitive sodium-(potassium)-chloride cotransporter isoform X3 produces the protein MSDTISFELGSAADRPPNRFQVNPVNGNSRKSQGADGPGSGSGSGAGAGAGTRAGAGAGEDGPHEVYRRLTNAEGELLEDDTFDATQMLNQRQPRQQRQSIKSSFRDKDKPSRFKDLQTTTRFQVDPQNEESDDSNDSQEERELLDNEYDTKYGKSFRHFTREALPRLDNYRNMMSIQAAYRPTLDELHNATLVGKNTHSLTRNQDPESGILNGVLKFGWIKGVLVRCLLNIWGVMLFLRLSWVVGQAGVIEGFVLILTTTAVTTITALSMSAISTNGVIKGGGTYYMISRSLGPEFGGSIGLIFSLANAVACAMYVVGFCESMLAMMTTFGWEIVDGGVQDVRIIGCITILLLLIIVVVGMEWEAKAQIGLLVILLVAIGDFVIGSFIGPKSDAELAKGFLGYNATLFKNNLFADYRPEKGGIQHDFFSVFAIFFPAATGILAGANISGDLKDPQKSIPKGTILAIVITTGTYLIMVLQCGATVARDATGNLTDVVNGSFAFLDCQPGECNYGLQNSFQVIELVSGFGPLIYAGCYAATLSSALASLVSAPKVFQALCKDELYPKIVWFAKGYGKNNEPVRGYVLTFVIACAFILIGELNLIAPLISNFFLAAYMLINFSTFHASLAKPVGWRPTFKYYNMWLSLLGAILCVAVMFLISWATALITFAAVLALYLIVAYRKPDVNWGSTTQAQTYKNALMSVQQLNNVEEHVKNYRPQILVLSGLPNTRPVLVDLAYMLTKNLSLLVCGHVLKGSSSQKYRTYLQERAANWFRKHRVKGFYGLVDGEDFESGTRALMQATGIGKLKPNIILMGYKTDWQTCDHKELDQYFNVMHKALDMYLSVAILRVPQGLDCSQVLGSQDGWKTVSDVPRTLQPNESSGDLQAVDSSARNGLSGSIDSLSRNVSQASSTSDLSFIAGNQSKDVSGMPDPLDTKSANLVNNSLRKSKLKHDDPASLYKGPGGAELPKEVLADLTQFTRKRSHAVIDVWWLYDDGGLTLLLPYIISTRRTWQSCKLRVYALANKNSELEFEQRSMASLLSKFRIDYSDLTLIPDITKKPQETSTQFFNELIKDFVVTEKEGENGTSSRATLNEDDAVITDDDLLAVQDKTNRYLRLREYLREQSTKSDLVVMTLPMPRKNIVSAPLYMAWLESLSRDMPPFLFVRGNQTSVLTFYS, from the exons ATGTCGGACACAATCTCCTTTGAGTTGGGCTCAGCCGCCGACCGGCCTCCCAACAGGTTTCAAGTGAACCCGGTCAACGGCAACAGTCGCAAGTCGCAGGGAGCGGATGGCCCaggatccggatccggatcAGGAGCTGgcgcaggagcaggaacaagagctggagcaggagctgggGAGGATGGGCCGCACGAGGTCTACCGCCGACTCACAAACGCCGAGGGCGAGCTGCTCGAGGACGACACATTCGATGCGACACAAATGCTCAACCAACGGCAGCCCAGGCAGCAGAG GCAATCAATCAAAAGCAGTTTCCGCGACAAGGATAAACCATCCAGGTTCAAGGATCTGCAGACGACGACCCGCTTCCAGGTGGACCCCCAAAATGAGGAGTCCGACGATTCCAATGACTCGCAGGAGGAGCGCGAGCTGCTGGACAACGAGTACGACACAAAATATGGTAAAAGTTTCCG GCACTTCACCAGAGAGGCGTTACCCCGCCTGGACAACTACCGCAACATGATGTCCATCCAGGCGGCCTACCGTCCAACGCTCGACGAGCTGCACAACGCCACGCTGGTGGGCAAG AACACGCACAGCTTGACACGTAATCAGGACCCGGAGTCGGGCATCCTGAATGGGGTCCTGAAATTCGGCTGGATCAAAGGTGTGCTCGTCCGCTGCCTGCTGAACATCTGGGGCGTGATGCTGTTCCTCCGGCTCAGCTGGGTGGTGGGCCAGGCGGGCGTCATCGAGGGATTCGTATTAATTCTGACAACGACTGCTGTCACGACCATCACGGCCTTGTCGATGTCGGCGATAAGCACTAATGGTGTCATCAAAGGGG GTGGCACATACTACATGATATCCCGGTCCCTGGGGCCGGAGTTCGGCGGATCCATCGGCCTGATTTTCTCCCTGGCAAACGCGGTGGCGTGCGCCATGTATGTGGTTGGCTTCTGCGAGTCCATGTTGGCCATGATGACGACCTTTGGTTGGGAAATCGTAGACGGTGGCGTTCAGGACGTGCGCATCATCGGTTGCATTAccatcctgctgctcctgatcatcgtcgtcgtcggcaTGGAGTGGGAGGCCAag GCGCAAATCGGACTACTTGTCATCCTGCTGGTCGCCATTGGGGACTTTGTTATTGGCAGCTTCATTGGACCGAAGAGCGATGCGGAACTGGCCAAGGGATTTTTGGGCTATAATG cTACTTTGTTTAAGAATAACCTCTTTGCGGACTATCGCCCGGAAAAAGGAGGCATTCAACAcgattttttctcagtgtttGCTATTTTCTTCCCCGCCGCAACGGGCATTTTAGCTGGAGCCAATATCTCGGGTGACCTGAAG GATCCCCAAAAATCCATTCCGAAAGGCACCATCCTAGCCATTGTCATCACCACCGGAACCTATCTGATTATGGTGCTCCAGTGTGGAGCCACCGTGGCTCGTGATGCCACTGGAAATCTTACAGATGTGGTTAACGGCTCCTTTGCATTCCTCGACTGTCAGCCTG GTGAATGCAATTACGGCCTGCAAAACTCATTTCAAGTAATTGAGTTGGTCTCCGGCTTTGGACCTCTGATTTACGCCGGTTGCTATGCTGCCACGTTATCCTCGGCACTGGCCAGCTTGGTGTCTGCTCCCAAGGTTTTCCAG GCCTTGTGCAAGGATGAGCTGTATCCGAAGATTGTGTGGTTTGCCAAGGGATATGGCAAGAACAATGAGCCAGTTCGTGGCTATGTATTAACTTTTGTCATTGCCTGTGC CTTCATATTGATTGGCGAACTCAACCTGATTGCCCCGCTCATATCGAACTTCTTCCTGGCCGCCTACATGTTGATCAACTTCAGTACCTTCCATGCCAGTCTGGCCAAGCCAGTGGGCTGGCGACCGACCTTCAAG TATTACAATATGTGGCTGAGCCTGTTGGGCGCCATTCTGTGTGTGGCCGTCATGTTCCTCATCTCGTGGGCCACCGCACTCATCACCTTTGCCGCCGTGCTGGCTCTGTACTTAATTGTGGCCTACCGGAAGCCGGATGTCAACTGGGGCTCCACCACCCAGGCTCAGACGTACAAGAACGCCCTGATGTCGGTGCAGCAGCTGAACAATGTGGAGGAGCACGTGAAGAACTACCGGCCACAGATCCTGGTTCTTTCCGGTCTGCCCAACACTCGTCCGGTGCTCGTCGACTTGGCCTACATGCTCACCAAGAATCTATCCCTGCTCGTCTGTGGTCACGTTCTGAAGGGTTCCAGCTCCCAGAAGTACCGCACATATCTGCAGGAAAGGGCGGCCAATTGGTTCCGGAAGCATCGCGTTAAGGGCTTCTATGGCCTGGTGGATGGCGAGGACTTTGAGTCGGGCACTCGAGCTCTGATGCAGGCCACTGGAATTGGTAAACTTAAGCCGAACATCATCTTGATGGGCTACAAGACTGACTGGCAGACGTGTGATCACAAGGAGCTGGATCAGTACTTCAATGTGATGCACAAGGCGCTGGACATGTACCTCTCCGTGGCCATTTTGCGTGTGCCTCAGGGTCTGGACTGTTCCCAGGTGCTGGGCTCCCAGGATGGCTGGAAGACCGTTTCGGATGTGCCCAGAACTCTGCAGCCGAATGAGAGTTCCGGGGATTTGCAGGCAGTGGACAGTAGTGCCAGGAACGGGTTGAGTGGCAGCATTGACTCGCTCAGCAGAAATGTGTCCCAAG CCTCCAGCACGAGTGACCTGTCCTTCATTGCGGGCAATCAATCGAAGGATGTTTCCGGCATGCCGGATCCCCTGGACACTAAGTCAGCCAATCTTGTG AACAATTCGTTGCGCAAGTCAAAGCTGAAGCACGACGATCCGGCTTCCCTCTACAAGGGTCCTGGTGGCGCCGAGCTGCCCAAAGAGGTCCTGGCGGACCTCACCCAATTCACCAGAAAACGCAGCCACGCCGTCATCGATGTCTGGTGGCTATACGACGATGGAGGACTCACGCTCCTGCTGCCCTACATCATCAGTACCCGGCGCACCTGGCAGTCCTGCAAATTGAG AGTTTACGCTCTGGCTAACAAAAATTCGGAGCTGGAATTCGAGCAGCGCTCAATGGCCAGTTTGCTGTCAAAGTTCCGGATCGATTACTCGGATTTGACGCTGATTCCGGATATAACGAAGAAGCCACAGGAGACATCCACGCAGTTCTTCAATGAGCTGATTAAGGACTTTGTTGTCACCGAGAAGGAGGGCGAGAATGGCACCAGCAGCAGGGCGACTCTCAATGAGGACGATG CCGTCATAACCGATGACGACCTGCTGGCGGTGCAGGACAAGACGAATCGCTACCTCCGCCTGCGGGAGTACCTGCGAGAGCAGTCGACCAAGTCGGACCTGGTGGTGATGACCCTGCCGATGCCCCGCAAGAACATCGTCTCCGCACCTCTCTACATGGCCTGGCTGGAGAGCCTGAGTCGGGATATGCCGCCCTTCCTCTTCGTGCGCGGCAACCAGACGAGTGTGCTGACCTTCTACTCGTAG
- the LOC6533877 gene encoding solute carrier family 12 member 1 isoform X1: protein MSDTISFELGSAADRPPNRFQVNPVNGNSRKSQGADGPGSGSGSGAGAGAGTRAGAGAGEDGPHEVYRRLTNAEGELLEDDTFDATQMLNQRQPRQQRQSIKSSFRDKDKPSRFKDLQTTTRFQVDPQNEESDDSNDSQEERELLDNEYDTKYGKSFRHFTREALPRLDNYRNMMSIQAAYRPTLDELHNATLVGKNTHSLTRNQDPESGILNGVLKFGWIKGVLVRCLLNIWGVMLFLRLSWVVGQAGVIEGFVLILTTTAVTTITALSMSAISTNGVIKGGGTYYMISRSLGPEFGGSIGLIFSLANAVACAMYVVGFCESMLAMMTTFGWEIVDGGVQDVRIIGCITILLLLIIVVVGMEWEAKAQIGLLVILLVAIGDFVIGSFIGPKSDAELAKGFLGYNATLFKNNLFADYRPEKGGIQHDFFSVFAIFFPAATGILAGANISGDLKDPQKSIPKGTILAIVITTGTYLIMVLQCGATVARDATGNLTDVVNGSFAFLDCQPGECNYGLQNSFQVIELVSGFGPLIYAGCYAATLSSALASLVSAPKVFQALCKDELYPKIVWFAKGYGKNNEPVRGYVLTFVIACAFILIGELNLIAPLISNFFLAAYMLINFSTFHASLAKPVGWRPTFKYYNMWLSLLGAILCVAVMFLISWATALITFAAVLALYLIVAYRKPDVNWGSTTQAQTYKNALMSVQQLNNVEEHVKNYRPQILVLSGLPNTRPVLVDLAYMLTKNLSLLVCGHVLKGSSSQKYRTYLQERAANWFRKHRVKGFYGLVDGEDFESGTRALMQATGIGKLKPNIILMGYKTDWQTCDHKELDQYFNVMHKALDMYLSVAILRVPQGLDCSQVLGSQDGWKTVSDVPRTLQPNESSGDLQAVDSSARNGLSGSIDSLSRNVSQEDRNRNQLVHSEQNSLKIVKLRFKQGLRRMRSWPGAASSTSDLSFIAGNQSKDVSGMPDPLDTKSANLVNNSLRKSKLKHDDPASLYKGPGGAELPKEVLADLTQFTRKRSHAVIDVWWLYDDGGLTLLLPYIISTRRTWQSCKLRVYALANKNSELEFEQRSMASLLSKFRIDYSDLTLIPDITKKPQETSTQFFNELIKDFVVTEKEGENGTSSRATLNEDDAVITDDDLLAVQDKTNRYLRLREYLREQSTKSDLVVMTLPMPRKNIVSAPLYMAWLESLSRDMPPFLFVRGNQTSVLTFYS from the exons ATGTCGGACACAATCTCCTTTGAGTTGGGCTCAGCCGCCGACCGGCCTCCCAACAGGTTTCAAGTGAACCCGGTCAACGGCAACAGTCGCAAGTCGCAGGGAGCGGATGGCCCaggatccggatccggatcAGGAGCTGgcgcaggagcaggaacaagagctggagcaggagctgggGAGGATGGGCCGCACGAGGTCTACCGCCGACTCACAAACGCCGAGGGCGAGCTGCTCGAGGACGACACATTCGATGCGACACAAATGCTCAACCAACGGCAGCCCAGGCAGCAGAG GCAATCAATCAAAAGCAGTTTCCGCGACAAGGATAAACCATCCAGGTTCAAGGATCTGCAGACGACGACCCGCTTCCAGGTGGACCCCCAAAATGAGGAGTCCGACGATTCCAATGACTCGCAGGAGGAGCGCGAGCTGCTGGACAACGAGTACGACACAAAATATGGTAAAAGTTTCCG GCACTTCACCAGAGAGGCGTTACCCCGCCTGGACAACTACCGCAACATGATGTCCATCCAGGCGGCCTACCGTCCAACGCTCGACGAGCTGCACAACGCCACGCTGGTGGGCAAG AACACGCACAGCTTGACACGTAATCAGGACCCGGAGTCGGGCATCCTGAATGGGGTCCTGAAATTCGGCTGGATCAAAGGTGTGCTCGTCCGCTGCCTGCTGAACATCTGGGGCGTGATGCTGTTCCTCCGGCTCAGCTGGGTGGTGGGCCAGGCGGGCGTCATCGAGGGATTCGTATTAATTCTGACAACGACTGCTGTCACGACCATCACGGCCTTGTCGATGTCGGCGATAAGCACTAATGGTGTCATCAAAGGGG GTGGCACATACTACATGATATCCCGGTCCCTGGGGCCGGAGTTCGGCGGATCCATCGGCCTGATTTTCTCCCTGGCAAACGCGGTGGCGTGCGCCATGTATGTGGTTGGCTTCTGCGAGTCCATGTTGGCCATGATGACGACCTTTGGTTGGGAAATCGTAGACGGTGGCGTTCAGGACGTGCGCATCATCGGTTGCATTAccatcctgctgctcctgatcatcgtcgtcgtcggcaTGGAGTGGGAGGCCAag GCGCAAATCGGACTACTTGTCATCCTGCTGGTCGCCATTGGGGACTTTGTTATTGGCAGCTTCATTGGACCGAAGAGCGATGCGGAACTGGCCAAGGGATTTTTGGGCTATAATG cTACTTTGTTTAAGAATAACCTCTTTGCGGACTATCGCCCGGAAAAAGGAGGCATTCAACAcgattttttctcagtgtttGCTATTTTCTTCCCCGCCGCAACGGGCATTTTAGCTGGAGCCAATATCTCGGGTGACCTGAAG GATCCCCAAAAATCCATTCCGAAAGGCACCATCCTAGCCATTGTCATCACCACCGGAACCTATCTGATTATGGTGCTCCAGTGTGGAGCCACCGTGGCTCGTGATGCCACTGGAAATCTTACAGATGTGGTTAACGGCTCCTTTGCATTCCTCGACTGTCAGCCTG GTGAATGCAATTACGGCCTGCAAAACTCATTTCAAGTAATTGAGTTGGTCTCCGGCTTTGGACCTCTGATTTACGCCGGTTGCTATGCTGCCACGTTATCCTCGGCACTGGCCAGCTTGGTGTCTGCTCCCAAGGTTTTCCAG GCCTTGTGCAAGGATGAGCTGTATCCGAAGATTGTGTGGTTTGCCAAGGGATATGGCAAGAACAATGAGCCAGTTCGTGGCTATGTATTAACTTTTGTCATTGCCTGTGC CTTCATATTGATTGGCGAACTCAACCTGATTGCCCCGCTCATATCGAACTTCTTCCTGGCCGCCTACATGTTGATCAACTTCAGTACCTTCCATGCCAGTCTGGCCAAGCCAGTGGGCTGGCGACCGACCTTCAAG TATTACAATATGTGGCTGAGCCTGTTGGGCGCCATTCTGTGTGTGGCCGTCATGTTCCTCATCTCGTGGGCCACCGCACTCATCACCTTTGCCGCCGTGCTGGCTCTGTACTTAATTGTGGCCTACCGGAAGCCGGATGTCAACTGGGGCTCCACCACCCAGGCTCAGACGTACAAGAACGCCCTGATGTCGGTGCAGCAGCTGAACAATGTGGAGGAGCACGTGAAGAACTACCGGCCACAGATCCTGGTTCTTTCCGGTCTGCCCAACACTCGTCCGGTGCTCGTCGACTTGGCCTACATGCTCACCAAGAATCTATCCCTGCTCGTCTGTGGTCACGTTCTGAAGGGTTCCAGCTCCCAGAAGTACCGCACATATCTGCAGGAAAGGGCGGCCAATTGGTTCCGGAAGCATCGCGTTAAGGGCTTCTATGGCCTGGTGGATGGCGAGGACTTTGAGTCGGGCACTCGAGCTCTGATGCAGGCCACTGGAATTGGTAAACTTAAGCCGAACATCATCTTGATGGGCTACAAGACTGACTGGCAGACGTGTGATCACAAGGAGCTGGATCAGTACTTCAATGTGATGCACAAGGCGCTGGACATGTACCTCTCCGTGGCCATTTTGCGTGTGCCTCAGGGTCTGGACTGTTCCCAGGTGCTGGGCTCCCAGGATGGCTGGAAGACCGTTTCGGATGTGCCCAGAACTCTGCAGCCGAATGAGAGTTCCGGGGATTTGCAGGCAGTGGACAGTAGTGCCAGGAACGGGTTGAGTGGCAGCATTGACTCGCTCAGCAGAAATGTGTCCCAAG AagaccgaaaccgaaaccagtTGGTCCACAGCGAGCAGAACAGCCTGAAGATAGTCAAAT TGCGATTCAAGCAGGGACTGCGGAGAATGCGCTCGTGGCCAGGTGCAG CCTCCAGCACGAGTGACCTGTCCTTCATTGCGGGCAATCAATCGAAGGATGTTTCCGGCATGCCGGATCCCCTGGACACTAAGTCAGCCAATCTTGTG AACAATTCGTTGCGCAAGTCAAAGCTGAAGCACGACGATCCGGCTTCCCTCTACAAGGGTCCTGGTGGCGCCGAGCTGCCCAAAGAGGTCCTGGCGGACCTCACCCAATTCACCAGAAAACGCAGCCACGCCGTCATCGATGTCTGGTGGCTATACGACGATGGAGGACTCACGCTCCTGCTGCCCTACATCATCAGTACCCGGCGCACCTGGCAGTCCTGCAAATTGAG AGTTTACGCTCTGGCTAACAAAAATTCGGAGCTGGAATTCGAGCAGCGCTCAATGGCCAGTTTGCTGTCAAAGTTCCGGATCGATTACTCGGATTTGACGCTGATTCCGGATATAACGAAGAAGCCACAGGAGACATCCACGCAGTTCTTCAATGAGCTGATTAAGGACTTTGTTGTCACCGAGAAGGAGGGCGAGAATGGCACCAGCAGCAGGGCGACTCTCAATGAGGACGATG CCGTCATAACCGATGACGACCTGCTGGCGGTGCAGGACAAGACGAATCGCTACCTCCGCCTGCGGGAGTACCTGCGAGAGCAGTCGACCAAGTCGGACCTGGTGGTGATGACCCTGCCGATGCCCCGCAAGAACATCGTCTCCGCACCTCTCTACATGGCCTGGCTGGAGAGCCTGAGTCGGGATATGCCGCCCTTCCTCTTCGTGCGCGGCAACCAGACGAGTGTGCTGACCTTCTACTCGTAG
- the LOC6533877 gene encoding bumetanide-sensitive sodium-(potassium)-chloride cotransporter isoform X2, which produces MSDTISFELGSAADRPPNRFQVNPVNGNSRKSQGADGPGSGSGSGAGAGAGTRAGAGAGEDGPHEVYRRLTNAEGELLEDDTFDATQMLNQRQPRQQRQSIKSSFRDKDKPSRFKDLQTTTRFQVDPQNEESDDSNDSQEERELLDNEYDTKYGKSFRHFTREALPRLDNYRNMMSIQAAYRPTLDELHNATLVGKNTHSLTRNQDPESGILNGVLKFGWIKGVLVRCLLNIWGVMLFLRLSWVVGQAGVIEGFVLILTTTAVTTITALSMSAISTNGVIKGGGTYYMISRSLGPEFGGSIGLIFSLANAVACAMYVVGFCESMLAMMTTFGWEIVDGGVQDVRIIGCITILLLLIIVVVGMEWEAKAQIGLLVILLVAIGDFVIGSFIGPKSDAELAKGFLGYNATLFKNNLFADYRPEKGGIQHDFFSVFAIFFPAATGILAGANISGDLKDPQKSIPKGTILAIVITTGTYLIMVLQCGATVARDATGNLTDVVNGSFAFLDCQPGECNYGLQNSFQVIELVSGFGPLIYAGCYAATLSSALASLVSAPKVFQALCKDELYPKIVWFAKGYGKNNEPVRGYVLTFVIACAFILIGELNLIAPLISNFFLAAYMLINFSTFHASLAKPVGWRPTFKYYNMWLSLLGAILCVAVMFLISWATALITFAAVLALYLIVAYRKPDVNWGSTTQAQTYKNALMSVQQLNNVEEHVKNYRPQILVLSGLPNTRPVLVDLAYMLTKNLSLLVCGHVLKGSSSQKYRTYLQERAANWFRKHRVKGFYGLVDGEDFESGTRALMQATGIGKLKPNIILMGYKTDWQTCDHKELDQYFNVMHKALDMYLSVAILRVPQGLDCSQVLGSQDGWKTVSDVPRTLQPNESSGDLQAVDSSARNGLSGSIDSLSRNVSQEDRNRNQLVHSEQNSLKIVKSSSTSDLSFIAGNQSKDVSGMPDPLDTKSANLVNNSLRKSKLKHDDPASLYKGPGGAELPKEVLADLTQFTRKRSHAVIDVWWLYDDGGLTLLLPYIISTRRTWQSCKLRVYALANKNSELEFEQRSMASLLSKFRIDYSDLTLIPDITKKPQETSTQFFNELIKDFVVTEKEGENGTSSRATLNEDDAVITDDDLLAVQDKTNRYLRLREYLREQSTKSDLVVMTLPMPRKNIVSAPLYMAWLESLSRDMPPFLFVRGNQTSVLTFYS; this is translated from the exons ATGTCGGACACAATCTCCTTTGAGTTGGGCTCAGCCGCCGACCGGCCTCCCAACAGGTTTCAAGTGAACCCGGTCAACGGCAACAGTCGCAAGTCGCAGGGAGCGGATGGCCCaggatccggatccggatcAGGAGCTGgcgcaggagcaggaacaagagctggagcaggagctgggGAGGATGGGCCGCACGAGGTCTACCGCCGACTCACAAACGCCGAGGGCGAGCTGCTCGAGGACGACACATTCGATGCGACACAAATGCTCAACCAACGGCAGCCCAGGCAGCAGAG GCAATCAATCAAAAGCAGTTTCCGCGACAAGGATAAACCATCCAGGTTCAAGGATCTGCAGACGACGACCCGCTTCCAGGTGGACCCCCAAAATGAGGAGTCCGACGATTCCAATGACTCGCAGGAGGAGCGCGAGCTGCTGGACAACGAGTACGACACAAAATATGGTAAAAGTTTCCG GCACTTCACCAGAGAGGCGTTACCCCGCCTGGACAACTACCGCAACATGATGTCCATCCAGGCGGCCTACCGTCCAACGCTCGACGAGCTGCACAACGCCACGCTGGTGGGCAAG AACACGCACAGCTTGACACGTAATCAGGACCCGGAGTCGGGCATCCTGAATGGGGTCCTGAAATTCGGCTGGATCAAAGGTGTGCTCGTCCGCTGCCTGCTGAACATCTGGGGCGTGATGCTGTTCCTCCGGCTCAGCTGGGTGGTGGGCCAGGCGGGCGTCATCGAGGGATTCGTATTAATTCTGACAACGACTGCTGTCACGACCATCACGGCCTTGTCGATGTCGGCGATAAGCACTAATGGTGTCATCAAAGGGG GTGGCACATACTACATGATATCCCGGTCCCTGGGGCCGGAGTTCGGCGGATCCATCGGCCTGATTTTCTCCCTGGCAAACGCGGTGGCGTGCGCCATGTATGTGGTTGGCTTCTGCGAGTCCATGTTGGCCATGATGACGACCTTTGGTTGGGAAATCGTAGACGGTGGCGTTCAGGACGTGCGCATCATCGGTTGCATTAccatcctgctgctcctgatcatcgtcgtcgtcggcaTGGAGTGGGAGGCCAag GCGCAAATCGGACTACTTGTCATCCTGCTGGTCGCCATTGGGGACTTTGTTATTGGCAGCTTCATTGGACCGAAGAGCGATGCGGAACTGGCCAAGGGATTTTTGGGCTATAATG cTACTTTGTTTAAGAATAACCTCTTTGCGGACTATCGCCCGGAAAAAGGAGGCATTCAACAcgattttttctcagtgtttGCTATTTTCTTCCCCGCCGCAACGGGCATTTTAGCTGGAGCCAATATCTCGGGTGACCTGAAG GATCCCCAAAAATCCATTCCGAAAGGCACCATCCTAGCCATTGTCATCACCACCGGAACCTATCTGATTATGGTGCTCCAGTGTGGAGCCACCGTGGCTCGTGATGCCACTGGAAATCTTACAGATGTGGTTAACGGCTCCTTTGCATTCCTCGACTGTCAGCCTG GTGAATGCAATTACGGCCTGCAAAACTCATTTCAAGTAATTGAGTTGGTCTCCGGCTTTGGACCTCTGATTTACGCCGGTTGCTATGCTGCCACGTTATCCTCGGCACTGGCCAGCTTGGTGTCTGCTCCCAAGGTTTTCCAG GCCTTGTGCAAGGATGAGCTGTATCCGAAGATTGTGTGGTTTGCCAAGGGATATGGCAAGAACAATGAGCCAGTTCGTGGCTATGTATTAACTTTTGTCATTGCCTGTGC CTTCATATTGATTGGCGAACTCAACCTGATTGCCCCGCTCATATCGAACTTCTTCCTGGCCGCCTACATGTTGATCAACTTCAGTACCTTCCATGCCAGTCTGGCCAAGCCAGTGGGCTGGCGACCGACCTTCAAG TATTACAATATGTGGCTGAGCCTGTTGGGCGCCATTCTGTGTGTGGCCGTCATGTTCCTCATCTCGTGGGCCACCGCACTCATCACCTTTGCCGCCGTGCTGGCTCTGTACTTAATTGTGGCCTACCGGAAGCCGGATGTCAACTGGGGCTCCACCACCCAGGCTCAGACGTACAAGAACGCCCTGATGTCGGTGCAGCAGCTGAACAATGTGGAGGAGCACGTGAAGAACTACCGGCCACAGATCCTGGTTCTTTCCGGTCTGCCCAACACTCGTCCGGTGCTCGTCGACTTGGCCTACATGCTCACCAAGAATCTATCCCTGCTCGTCTGTGGTCACGTTCTGAAGGGTTCCAGCTCCCAGAAGTACCGCACATATCTGCAGGAAAGGGCGGCCAATTGGTTCCGGAAGCATCGCGTTAAGGGCTTCTATGGCCTGGTGGATGGCGAGGACTTTGAGTCGGGCACTCGAGCTCTGATGCAGGCCACTGGAATTGGTAAACTTAAGCCGAACATCATCTTGATGGGCTACAAGACTGACTGGCAGACGTGTGATCACAAGGAGCTGGATCAGTACTTCAATGTGATGCACAAGGCGCTGGACATGTACCTCTCCGTGGCCATTTTGCGTGTGCCTCAGGGTCTGGACTGTTCCCAGGTGCTGGGCTCCCAGGATGGCTGGAAGACCGTTTCGGATGTGCCCAGAACTCTGCAGCCGAATGAGAGTTCCGGGGATTTGCAGGCAGTGGACAGTAGTGCCAGGAACGGGTTGAGTGGCAGCATTGACTCGCTCAGCAGAAATGTGTCCCAAG AagaccgaaaccgaaaccagtTGGTCCACAGCGAGCAGAACAGCCTGAAGATAGTCAAAT CCTCCAGCACGAGTGACCTGTCCTTCATTGCGGGCAATCAATCGAAGGATGTTTCCGGCATGCCGGATCCCCTGGACACTAAGTCAGCCAATCTTGTG AACAATTCGTTGCGCAAGTCAAAGCTGAAGCACGACGATCCGGCTTCCCTCTACAAGGGTCCTGGTGGCGCCGAGCTGCCCAAAGAGGTCCTGGCGGACCTCACCCAATTCACCAGAAAACGCAGCCACGCCGTCATCGATGTCTGGTGGCTATACGACGATGGAGGACTCACGCTCCTGCTGCCCTACATCATCAGTACCCGGCGCACCTGGCAGTCCTGCAAATTGAG AGTTTACGCTCTGGCTAACAAAAATTCGGAGCTGGAATTCGAGCAGCGCTCAATGGCCAGTTTGCTGTCAAAGTTCCGGATCGATTACTCGGATTTGACGCTGATTCCGGATATAACGAAGAAGCCACAGGAGACATCCACGCAGTTCTTCAATGAGCTGATTAAGGACTTTGTTGTCACCGAGAAGGAGGGCGAGAATGGCACCAGCAGCAGGGCGACTCTCAATGAGGACGATG CCGTCATAACCGATGACGACCTGCTGGCGGTGCAGGACAAGACGAATCGCTACCTCCGCCTGCGGGAGTACCTGCGAGAGCAGTCGACCAAGTCGGACCTGGTGGTGATGACCCTGCCGATGCCCCGCAAGAACATCGTCTCCGCACCTCTCTACATGGCCTGGCTGGAGAGCCTGAGTCGGGATATGCCGCCCTTCCTCTTCGTGCGCGGCAACCAGACGAGTGTGCTGACCTTCTACTCGTAG